GCTTCAAATTTATTTCCCCCGCTTCTGCCCATTAATCCTCTGCGCCTTGCAGAGTTTTCCCTTTTGGGATGGAGGCCCTCTGCCCCGTTGGTAAGGCCGTTGCTCCTTTTGTAtccctttatttcatttattgttttcctttgacCATCACTTCAGCCCATCCGTGTTTTATTGCTACAGTACGGGCTGTTTTAATTTGCTGGTTCATCTTTGCATGGCGCAGCTCTGCGTGCCAAGGTATCGTTATCTGCTTTCCTTAGTATATTTAGATCTTGTTCTCCTGCCAAAAACTACCAAATTTGGGCTCGGGGGATTTTTCCCATCGTTTTCCCGGCTGGGTTTGCCATCTTCCTGCCTCTCAACCTGGGGCCGCTTTGCCCGCAGCACCCCCAAAACTCAGCCGGTGCTTGGCAGGGCTCAGCTTGGCAGGcggctggggaggctgcgggggtCTCACACGGGCAGGGGAGCGGGGTTTGGGGTACGGAGCGGGGAAGCCGGGGCTGCAGGGGTGCCCAGAGGCCCCATCTCAGGTGATGGGCTAGTGCCTCCAGCTAGCTGAATATCTGAATACCCACAGAGAGCCATCTCTGGGGGCAGTTGATGAATGTTTTCAGTGTTCTTGCTTAATTTTTTAGACCGTTAGCTCCCGGGACTAGAGCTgggacctcctcctcctcctcctcctcctcctgcttgcagagccggggctgtgccccttcccagccctccccaccaccccaggGGTGCAGAAAGCCTTTCCAGCAGCAGCGAGGGTGCTTTTTTAAGTCTTTATTGCGGCTGCAGGAATACATCGGTGGTGCTGCCAGCGGGCGGCAGGGAGCCGTGAGCTCGGTGGCACCTTCCTCTCCCGGCGCAAGGAAAAGCAGCCGTCTGCCGGGCGTCCTCCAGCCCAGTTCCCTCGCGCTCCCTTTCGACGTCCCGCTTCCCTGCATGCCCCGCAGAGCTCAGCCCCGGGCGCGTGGCCGTGAcccctttccccagccccatAACTACCCCCTCCATCCGTGCATGACCGGAGAAGCGGTCCTCGACGCCGGCGTGCCGGAACCCCTCTCCAGCCACTCACCTCTGGGCACCTAGCCGAGCAGGCAGGAGCCCCCATGGCACATCTCTCCCAGCTCCGAGCTCACCTGCAAAAGTGGGGGAAAGAGCCGAGGGGCAGCCCCGGGCGCAGGGGCTGGCCGCCAGCACGGCACGGGGCGGTGGGGGGCCGTGGCTTTACCTTGGCGGCGCAGTAGAGGGGGGGCGAGTTGGGGGGGCAGCAGGTGGAGGCGAAGTCGGCTCGCTGCTCCaccagctgccccagcagctcgGGGCTGGCCTTTGGCATCGTCTGCATCAAGCTCTCCCGCAGCCTGCGGCGTGGGGACCGGCGGGTTTTAGTGGGGACCCGGGGGCATTAAACACCCATACGGCATTTTCAGGGGGAGAAGCACACGCGGATGGCAGcgggagcagggctggatgcCCTGCAAGGGATGTCTTATGTGCTTCCCTGTATTTTGCTGCTATTCAGACTCAAAACCACCAGCTCCGTTCGTGCATCCTCAAAATTTTGGCCAGATTTTGCTTGCTTCCGCTGATCCAGTttttgggagggggaggggaaggcttACCTCTTCTTGAAGTCGAGGAAATTTAACTTGGTGTACTGCCCGCAGAGCTGGTTGGCCTTTTCCAGGAAGGGGTGCAGCTCTTCTCCCATCTGCTGGCGCTGGGTGGCAGAGGATGGCTGTGACCAGGCTGGGAAAAGCCTCTGTGGGGGTTTGGGGGGCGCAGGGCCAAGGGGGGAGAGCAGGGTGAGCCAGCGGAGCCGTCCCCGCTGCTCACCTTGCTGTCCAGGCAGGCGGAGGAGTCCTTGGCAGAGCAGCACTCCACCCTGACTTTTTCGGAGGCGTCATATAGCTTGCCGAGGAAGGCGTCGGGGACGGTGGTGTGCCTCCGCGCCAGCTCAAACAGGTACCTGGAGCGGGGAAACGAATTGCCATATGAGTTTTTATTACCGGTGCTGCTCAGTGTGGGATGGTGGCTGCTTTTTGCATCTTTGTGCAGTCCCTGGGGACGATAGCCCTGAGGGAAGAGAGGATGCTCCCCCGGTTATCCTAACAATAATTAAACCATATAACGAAGacaaggggagaaggaagggtcagCCACTCAGCCGCCGCGGGTACCGCTCACCTCTTGGCATGGCGAGCCCCCTCCTCGCCGCACAGCTGCTCGTTCGTCGGCTTCTGCGCCTCCGGCAGTCTGGGGGCAGGCGCCGGTGGCAAGGCCAAGATGCAGAAATAGCTCTGCATGAGGTTTTTCCCATTGCAGCAGTCAGCAAACCTCTCATCTCGGGCCACCAGCGCGCCGCAGGCTTTGGCCGTGTGCTCCGATAACTGCGAAGAGGGGAGCCAGAGGGTGTGCGGGGCTCGGCATCCTGCCGGGGTTGGTGAGGCTGCGGACCCCCTCACCGTGATGGGGTTCACTCTCTAAGCCCGTGCTGTGACTCGGGAGGTGGTTTTTGGGGTGGGCTCCTGGCTCCCCTACCTTCTTCTGCATGCAGTCCTCGGCCACCGAGTCACAGCACTGGGAAAACACCTCGGCAGCGTCTTCTGCCAGGGGGAAAAGGTCCTCGAAGGAAGCACCGGGCATCTTCTGAGCAAGCGAGGCGAGGTAGCTGGGCAGGCACAAGGCGTACGAGGGGCTTAGGGAGCTCAGCTCCCCCTTCCCCTATTAACAGCTCCAAGCAGGGGTTTCGCCGCGTAGAGGTGTGGGAGGGAGATGATGGGGAGCCACGGGGCTCGCTCTGCACCTCCGCTACACACAGAGCATTTCCATAGGATGCTACAGCACACTTGTTCTGACATCTTAATTAAAGTTTGTCTTCGCGAGCGCTGCCTGCGAACAGGATCCGCAGCTTGAAGTAGGAACGCGCTCCCAGCCTGACCCGTGCGCAGGGAGAGAAAAGGCCATTTCCCCACTTTTACCTGAAGGTGACTTTCTCCTTCCCGTACGCCGTGAAGCGGGAGCAAACCCGGTTTGACAACAGGGTGAGGAGGGAGAGGGTTTTCCTTTCAAGTTTCTGCCACAAAAAGAAGATGGAGGTGTCCTCCAAGGGAAACGGAAGCCTTTCCCAGCCACCTTTCCCCGGGCCATCGGCACAGTGCTCGCCCGGCTCTCCGGGGAGCGAGGATGGGGACGAGCCTGGCGGTCCGAAGGGCCTCACCTCCTTCAGGAAGCAGGAGGTGGGCGCGGGGGAGATGCAGCAAGTGGAAACCATGGAGAGGAAGGTCCTGGTGGAGCCCAGGAGCACGGGCAGGGGCGCCTGGCCGTAGCTGCTGGCGTACTCGTGCAGAAACCTGCGGCAGAGGCGGGCTGAGGAGATGCGGCACCCCGGGATCGGGTGCTTGGCTGCAGgagatgtggggtttttggggCGTTAGGGCTGCCCGGGGATGGGAACCCTCTCCAGGTACCACCCCCTGCTGCTGTACCATCCCGTGCTGCCTGCTTATTGCACCAAGCCATCGAGCGGGCTGGTGGCCCCTCTCCAGCCACTCGCACAGGCGATGGCACCCCTCATCCCTTTGGTAAAATCTTGTTCCTGGGGCCTGTGCAAATGCAGGACACCCCGACCTTTTCCTCTGATGCGCTGGTAGCCCCACGGCCACCAAGAGCCGCAGCAGCGGTGGCAGAGGGGCGAGACCGGGCGAGGTTTGCTTGGTGGGCACCCGGACGTCGGCCGGCGCCAGCACGCACCTGGGCTCAACCCGGCGTTATCGGCGAGACCGGGTGCCGTCCCCAGCCCGGCTTACCTGTCTGCAAAGTCCTTAGGGTCCTTCTTGAAGGCCTGGCAGAGCTCTTCGTTGGAGGGCTGGAGGTAGCGGGGCAGCTGCTGGGGCGGGTGCCGCAGGGCGGCCAGGCACAGCTTCTGCTCCAGCCCCTCCTGGGCGCAGCAGCCGGCCGTGCCGGGGTGGGCCGGGAAGGGCGAGCCTGCCCCGCAGGATTTGGCCGACAGAGCTGAGGACTGCGGGAGGGAGAAGAGGTTACGTGCCGGGGggccatcccatcccgtccccccacccccggtTTTGGGGGTCCATCGCCCGGTTGCGGTCAGCCTCACCCCGACATCGTAGCAGGAGGGGTCGGCACCTTCGACGCAGCAGGTTTCAGCCAGGGAGACGATTTCGTGGACGAGGTGGCTGATCTCCTCGAAGGTGGCATTGGAGAATTTCCTGCTGTTGGCGATAATGGTCCTGGGAGCAGGGAGCAAGGAGAGGATGAGCCGGAGGCAtgtttctctctcttaaaaaaaaaaaatcacattgcagCATCATTCTGCCAAAACGGGGTTTAACACCATCAGCCAGAGAGGAGCAGCTGCGGCGCTGCCAGAAATGGCAGCGTATTCCTTGGAAAACAGCCGGGAAAGACCCAGGGCGGGTCtcgggctgggggctgccctttCCAGGGGATCATGCACCAGCTCTGTTAGAATTCCTAATTATTTAGGCACCTAATTTGTTTTGAGGAGTTCAACAATGAAGCAAACTTCTCTCCTGTTAAGAGCAACCGGAGTCCTCATTCGCAGGGAGTGAATAAATCCTCCCCTTTCTAAGattatttttagttaattttttttggtcttgGCTCAGGTGCTGAGTGTCCTGGGAGGGCAAATACGGCAGGAGGTACCTACAGGGTTCGGAAGTCCTCCTTCCCCAGGGCCTGGAACTCCTGGCAGACTTTGTCCCGGACATAAGCTTTACCTGTAAGCGCAGAAAAAGGAAGGTCTGTGAGCAGGATTTGTGCCTCGGctcactcgggtgcagcctgggTGGTGGCCAGGGAGCCGGGAGCCGGCGAGCCTGCatctgctggggctggggtttGGGAAAATGCCGGCTTTGCTTTCCCCTGCAGTCCTGCCCCCTCTGCCCTTCTCCTCGGGTGGCAATAGAGCTCGTTTCCAGCAACCTTTccccttgcagaaaaaaaaacaaaaacaaagcagcacGGGTCTGCTTAATTGAGTCTCCTGCGGAAAACAACTCGTGTCTGCTGCTTTTTGCCAAGGAAAATGATCATTTGGGGAACAGCCTGTTCCCACTTGACCCCCTGTTTTGCTCTCGCTTTCCGCTTCCCTCCCctgcagcagcggcggcggcggcgtgggaaTGAGGGATGCTACGCCACCACAAAACGCGGTCCAAAGGCTGCGGGGCTCTTGCTTTAGTCACTCGAGGATTGTTATTTTCTCACACGGTTGCTTCTTTTCTTGAGCCAGGCTTGGTGGTAGGCCCTGGGGAGATGGTGGCACAAGCGCTGCAGACCAGCAAAGGCTGCTGCTGCGCTGCCGGCCTCGGAGAAAGCACCGCCGGTACCCGGGCTGCTGCTCCGGCTCCGCAGTCAAagaaaggggcagggggaaaaCCCCTCCCTGTAGCTGGGAGACCTCTAGGTAAAACATTAGGTCCGTTCGCCCCTTGTCCAAATGGACGTTTCTGTGCGTTTGAAACGCGTGGTGTTAGTTTTTCTGGCAGGGTTTGGAGACCGTAAGGACTGGGAGCTCTGGAGACGGGACCATGGAGGCCGGGAGCACCCAGCAGCGAAGACACCCCCGGCCACTCTCTCATCCCTGGAAAAACGCTATCGATTTTTGCTACAAACAGCATTGACTAGACTTTGGTACCGGCAGGGTAAATACTGATACCAGTATTTACTGGTATTACAGCGCGGAGCGGGGTCACCTCCCCAAAAGCAAGGGGTTATGTGCCGTTACACTGACGGTCACGCTGCTTCGGTGGGAAAGAAAGGGCGAGGGGGCATTTGCAAGGCTGGCAGCGCCGGGAAAAAAGGGAAAGCCGTGGTAAAAGGCAATTCTCTTTCCTCACAGGAACAGGGGCTGTCGGTCCTGCTGTAAGTGCCAtcttgctgcatttcttttcattttcataaagcGGTATGGGAGAAGTAAGTTTCGAGGGGGTTTTTTGGCGGGTCGATGATTCCCTGCGGAGCTGTGAAGGCAGCAAGGGGAGGCACAGAGCATCATTTCCATCCGAGGGGTGGGTTTTACAGTGAAATGGTGCTCGTGAAGGGGGTCGGAAAATCTTATTTTCCCTTGCAAAGGGAAGAGGCCGGGCCCTGCGACGCcatcctctccttctccctccgcCCCCgaccccagcccagcctcttcccctccccactcctCCAGCATCACCCCAAAGGGGCGGCCTGGGTACCGAAACGTCATCCCACGcctcccctttcttctctctgattCCTGCCCAGCGACTTGgcagtgggctggggagagggcaggccACCGAAAACCGCCGGAGCTGACGGACCCTAGCCTCGTACCCCTCGTCCCTGAGGGAGAGCAAAGCCCCAGGCGCATGATAAATACCTCGGTGCTCGGCACGTGCGGTggctaaaagcagcagcagggcgAGAGCTGCCTTCATGTCAGGGTTggtttccctcctcctgccaaaAAGCGGCACTGGGAAACCCATCCCAGGGTTTATATGGAGGTAGTGCCAATTGCCGGGTGAATGATTAATCCTGGCGGCGGGGCAGAGGGCGAGCATCCTTGGCCTGCCTGCCACAGCCTGGGTGCCAGCACCTCCAAAATCGGGCCGATTTTAATCATTAACTCAGCAAAATGGGGATGCGTTGCTGTGGGACCGCAGGCAGGGTCCTCCTGCCCGTGACAGATGATGG
This region of Aptenodytes patagonicus chromosome 4, bAptPat1.pri.cur, whole genome shotgun sequence genomic DNA includes:
- the GC gene encoding vitamin D-binding protein, whose product is MGFPVPLFGRRRETNPDMKAALALLLLLATARAEHRGKAYVRDKVCQEFQALGKEDFRTLTIIANSRKFSNATFEEISHLVHEIVSLAETCCVEGADPSCYDVGSSALSAKSCGAGSPFPAHPGTAGCCAQEGLEQKLCLAALRHPPQQLPRYLQPSNEELCQAFKKDPKDFADRFLHEYASSYGQAPLPVLLGSTRTFLSMVSTCCISPAPTSCFLKEKLERKTLSLLTLLSNRVCSRFTAYGKEKVTFSYLASLAQKMPGASFEDLFPLAEDAAEVFSQCCDSVAEDCMQKKLSEHTAKACGALVARDERFADCCNGKNLMQSYFCILALPPAPAPRLPEAQKPTNEQLCGEEGARHAKRYLFELARRHTTVPDAFLGKLYDASEKVRVECCSAKDSSACLDSKRQQMGEELHPFLEKANQLCGQYTKLNFLDFKKRLRESLMQTMPKASPELLGQLVEQRADFASTCCPPNSPPLYCAAKVSSELGEMCHGGSCLLG